In Flammeovirgaceae bacterium 311, one DNA window encodes the following:
- a CDS encoding peedicted hydroxymethylglutaryl-CoA reductase (COG3173 Predicted aminoglycoside phosphotransferase): MQLYHFTSPQFIEQLMHEHRPHSAIQVKDVQLLAVDNSASILSVLTAGRSERPLGHVGLRVTYQESGKEQVRNMVMKIKPHGREIVDMLASLATACGEELHSVYQQYKKLTGFQYTHMREVEVYKQLPSALQPDIFGFYVNHEEEVYIILMEYLQEVTLLNSVMEPQRWSDAYIKQSLLQMSQWHARHLNRPLPINDRYWDDAPSKNYMLELRPLWQALLENAGSKFPLLYTPERCSQLRLTINNIPQYWQELEAMPKTLVHNDFNPRNTCFKEAGAELRLCLYDWELATYHVPQYDVVEFLSFVLDEDRYALRLPYLEFYREALHRLTGQYSDAEQFKRGFALAALDFGLHRIGMYMMAHSVSPYPFLPRVVNSYFNTLEQVNKAAVTMG, translated from the coding sequence ATGCAGCTCTATCATTTCACCAGCCCCCAGTTTATTGAACAGCTGATGCACGAGCATCGCCCCCATAGCGCTATTCAGGTAAAGGATGTCCAGCTTTTAGCAGTAGACAATTCTGCCAGCATTCTGTCGGTGCTCACCGCCGGGCGGTCGGAGCGGCCTCTAGGGCATGTGGGCCTGCGGGTAACCTACCAGGAATCAGGAAAAGAACAGGTGCGAAACATGGTGATGAAAATCAAACCCCATGGTCGTGAAATAGTAGATATGCTGGCGTCACTGGCTACTGCCTGCGGAGAAGAACTGCACAGTGTATACCAGCAGTATAAAAAATTAACAGGCTTTCAGTACACCCATATGCGGGAGGTGGAGGTGTATAAGCAGCTGCCCTCTGCTTTGCAGCCTGATATCTTTGGTTTCTATGTAAATCATGAAGAGGAGGTATACATTATCTTGATGGAGTATCTGCAGGAGGTAACGCTGCTGAACTCGGTAATGGAACCCCAGCGGTGGAGCGATGCTTACATAAAGCAATCGCTGCTGCAAATGAGCCAATGGCACGCCCGGCACCTGAACAGGCCACTGCCCATCAATGACCGCTACTGGGATGATGCACCATCTAAAAATTATATGCTGGAGCTGCGCCCCCTCTGGCAGGCCCTGCTGGAGAATGCAGGCAGCAAGTTTCCGCTGCTCTACACACCAGAGCGCTGCTCGCAGCTTCGACTGACTATCAATAATATTCCTCAATACTGGCAGGAGCTGGAGGCTATGCCAAAGACGCTGGTACATAACGATTTTAACCCCAGGAATACCTGCTTTAAAGAGGCGGGCGCAGAGCTGCGTCTTTGCCTCTACGATTGGGAGCTGGCTACTTACCATGTGCCCCAGTACGATGTGGTAGAGTTTTTAAGCTTTGTGCTCGACGAAGACCGTTATGCGCTGCGCCTGCCTTACCTGGAGTTTTACCGTGAGGCACTGCACCGCCTTACCGGCCAGTATAGTGATGCGGAACAGTTTAAAAGAGGCTTTGCCCTGGCCGCCCTCGATTTTGGCCTGCACCGCATAGGCATGTACATGATGGCGCATAGTGTAAGCCCCTATCCTTTTCTGCCACGTGTTGTAAACAGCTATTTTAACACCCTGGAGCAAGTGAACAAAGCCGCTGTTACTATGGGGTAA
- a CDS encoding UbiA prenyltransferase (COG0382 4-hydroxybenzoate polyprenyltransferase and related prenyltransferases), with protein MNPKALPAYLAERFPPINMALFAILFITVHAVAAYYSGGAVAAGIGWMEVFGIIATISFFFRLRVFDEIKDYQLDAINHPHRVLQSGRISLRELMLISLAGTALEIAWSLMMGLPALLCWLLAVGYSLLMRYEFFVGHFLKKRLLLYAITHMLVMPLLILWVWWAYVPAYREGLLLLALLSLLAGFSFELARKIHEPAAERPLVDSYSKSMGYTASIITVLIVLLGGVLVQTYLLNTLQAPLWPYLLILGLYWATFALYGYTLRKPKEKRLRIAEKLVSLFMLGSYLSIIIVVIL; from the coding sequence ATGAACCCTAAAGCCTTACCCGCTTATTTAGCAGAACGCTTTCCTCCAATCAACATGGCACTTTTCGCCATTTTGTTTATAACGGTGCATGCTGTTGCGGCCTACTACTCAGGTGGTGCAGTAGCGGCCGGAATTGGCTGGATGGAAGTTTTTGGCATCATAGCCACTATTTCATTTTTCTTCAGGCTGCGGGTGTTCGATGAAATTAAAGATTACCAGCTCGATGCTATTAACCATCCCCACCGCGTATTGCAGTCAGGGCGCATTAGTCTGCGGGAGCTGATGCTTATTTCTCTGGCAGGTACGGCTCTTGAAATCGCCTGGTCCTTGATGATGGGCCTGCCCGCTCTGCTGTGCTGGTTGTTGGCTGTGGGCTATAGCCTGCTGATGCGCTACGAGTTCTTTGTAGGCCATTTCCTGAAAAAGCGCCTGCTGCTCTATGCCATCACGCATATGCTGGTAATGCCTCTGCTGATTCTCTGGGTCTGGTGGGCCTATGTGCCCGCCTACCGTGAAGGTTTACTGCTTTTGGCGCTGCTTAGCCTGCTAGCTGGCTTTTCCTTTGAGCTGGCACGTAAAATTCATGAACCCGCCGCTGAACGCCCACTCGTCGATTCTTACTCCAAATCAATGGGCTATACAGCTTCTATTATCACGGTGCTGATCGTTTTGCTGGGTGGGGTGCTGGTGCAAACCTATCTGCTCAATACCTTACAAGCCCCTTTATGGCCCTATTTACTTATTCTGGGGCTATACTGGGCCACCTTTGCCCTTTATGGCTACACGCTTAGAAAGCCTAAAGAAAAAAGGCTCCGTATTGCCGAAAAGCTGGTATCCCTCTTCATGCTGGGCAGCTACCTATCCATCATTATAGTAGTAATTCTGTAA
- a CDS encoding S-adenosylmethionine:diacylglycerol 3-amino-3-carboxypropyl transferase-like protein (COG5379 S-adenosylmethionine:diacylglycerol 3-amino-3-carboxypropyl transferase), protein MRSEFYNVALDRIRYSLVWEGSTTLYRGLDIKPHDQVLVITAAGCNVLNALLKNPHQLTAIDLNPVQNRLLQFKKSVIQSQEHGVFRDLLGLEGKAAVAAAWQNVQSSLLPNDLSYWLTFFREHPEGLLAAGKLESYLNGFYHTLPANLQEKLRQLLNFNEVAEQRQYFLQALHVTDFRSRFIDYFDEQNLSKGRDPKLFKYAGESGGESFYLRLLQQLSSVLVKDNFFFRFFFFGPEGLPETILPPCYRQENYALLQAQLHKLEIVEGEAVDYLLSAAGASVTKASLSNIFEYTSPEEFQRVCQALFGKNGRQLRVVYWNLLQNQGACNGQTRWLQGSLSHTLSQQEACFYFRNVRVLETVPVPIQLYPIS, encoded by the coding sequence ATGCGATCAGAATTTTATAATGTAGCCTTGGACAGGATTCGCTACTCACTGGTATGGGAGGGAAGCACAACACTATACCGGGGGCTCGATATAAAGCCACATGATCAGGTGCTGGTGATTACGGCTGCCGGCTGCAATGTGTTGAACGCGCTCCTGAAAAATCCACATCAGCTGACTGCTATTGATCTTAACCCGGTACAAAACCGCCTGCTGCAGTTCAAAAAAAGCGTTATACAGTCGCAGGAACATGGAGTGTTTCGGGATTTGCTGGGGCTGGAAGGAAAAGCCGCCGTGGCAGCTGCCTGGCAAAATGTGCAAAGCAGCCTGTTGCCCAACGACCTTAGCTACTGGTTAACATTCTTTAGAGAGCATCCCGAAGGATTACTGGCAGCCGGTAAATTAGAATCGTATCTAAATGGCTTTTACCACACACTTCCGGCCAATTTGCAGGAAAAGCTGCGGCAACTGCTCAATTTTAATGAGGTAGCGGAGCAGCGACAGTATTTTCTGCAAGCGCTGCATGTTACTGATTTCCGATCGCGCTTCATCGATTATTTTGATGAACAAAACCTAAGCAAAGGCCGAGACCCTAAGCTGTTCAAATACGCCGGCGAGTCGGGCGGTGAAAGCTTTTACCTGCGCCTGCTCCAGCAGCTCTCATCAGTGCTGGTAAAGGACAACTTCTTCTTCCGTTTCTTTTTCTTTGGTCCGGAGGGCTTGCCCGAAACCATTCTGCCGCCCTGTTACCGCCAGGAAAACTATGCCCTCCTGCAGGCGCAGCTGCATAAGCTGGAGATTGTGGAGGGCGAAGCGGTAGACTATCTGCTTTCCGCAGCCGGAGCTTCTGTTACCAAAGCCAGCTTGTCAAATATTTTTGAATACACCAGCCCCGAAGAGTTTCAGCGGGTGTGCCAGGCGCTGTTTGGGAAAAACGGACGCCAGCTTCGGGTAGTGTACTGGAACCTGCTGCAAAACCAGGGTGCCTGCAACGGACAGACCCGGTGGCTGCAAGGCTCCTTATCTCATACCCTCTCGCAACAAGAGGCATGTTTCTATTTCCGTAATGTGCGGGTACTGGAAACAGTGCCTGTGCCTATTCAGCTTTACCCCATCTCCTAA
- a CDS encoding patched family protein (COG1033 Predicted exporters of the RND superfamily) — MISGLYRYRYFLLGALLLACVLLWPGIKRAVQVDNSLKAWFLEDDPALLAYQDFKSRFGNDEVVILLVKEEQGLLTPDYFSAFTALTKALQALPEVEEVLGPGNAQVGARGFFGASPGPLLRPDVSPQEVKKKLEENPLLKEQLFTPDYKAARFLVVLKALPDFDDRRGAILEKVQATVASHLPQKNTHFGGIGVIFAGLNTLSQQDFGFFLALGYGAMFLLILYIYRSVRVLVYALATVGIATWLTLGLYGSLGYRLNLMTTLIPSIIVLLGILDVIHVVNERNLQAAESTDKKEVALRALEKMWKPCLFTTLTTMAGFLALLISPMAILKGFGIFAALGIFLSLLCTYLLGLVILPLASPAQQVSTYTQEVLSGLHRAVLARKGVFGALSAIMVLVCLLGIGRLKTDTYTLGYFPEAHRVVHDHAVIEKSWGNYLPLELMVQPRGSLQLHSPELVQAALAFADSAKTLAGIGRVFGFASLYKAGLESQYGEKSKQLLRYKSGLLQADKQLRTHFPVLVRHYLHDASNTGRITVSGRMVSASELNAKMDTLMSIAQATLGKVATVKAGGYQPMYAGIVNYATQSQVYSLLLALLLVFGLVWLFIRRLRLALLSVVPNIFPIVLMLGAMGWLGITLDVATASIAAIVLSFCIDDTLHFIHRYQQLRKAGKNGIAAQSGTIDYVGAAMVLTSLILFFGYSLMIFASLKTVMLFGSLTALAIAGSLYSYLVILPLLLSRFDRDKDPKAALQTYVTPPLHEAGR, encoded by the coding sequence ATGATATCTGGCTTATATCGTTACCGTTATTTTTTACTCGGTGCCCTGCTGCTGGCTTGTGTGCTGCTGTGGCCAGGCATTAAGCGGGCGGTGCAGGTAGATAATAGCCTAAAGGCCTGGTTTCTGGAAGATGATCCTGCCCTGCTGGCGTACCAGGATTTTAAAAGCCGTTTTGGCAATGATGAGGTGGTTATTCTGCTGGTGAAAGAGGAGCAGGGCTTGTTAACCCCTGACTACTTTTCGGCTTTTACTGCCCTTACCAAAGCCCTGCAGGCCCTGCCGGAAGTAGAGGAGGTGCTGGGGCCGGGCAATGCGCAAGTGGGTGCCAGGGGTTTTTTCGGTGCCAGCCCGGGGCCGCTGCTTCGCCCGGATGTGAGCCCGCAGGAGGTGAAAAAGAAGCTGGAGGAGAACCCGCTGCTAAAGGAGCAGCTCTTTACTCCTGACTACAAAGCAGCCCGTTTTCTGGTGGTGCTCAAAGCGCTGCCTGATTTCGATGACCGGCGTGGGGCGATACTGGAAAAGGTACAGGCCACTGTGGCCAGCCACCTGCCGCAGAAAAATACCCACTTTGGTGGAATAGGGGTGATCTTTGCCGGCCTAAATACCCTCTCCCAGCAGGATTTCGGTTTTTTTCTGGCACTGGGCTATGGAGCCATGTTTCTGCTGATCCTTTATATCTACAGAAGTGTACGGGTGCTGGTGTATGCACTGGCAACGGTGGGAATTGCAACCTGGCTTACCCTGGGCCTCTACGGTAGCCTCGGCTACCGCCTCAACCTGATGACGACGCTAATTCCCAGCATTATTGTTTTGCTGGGCATCCTGGACGTAATACATGTGGTAAATGAACGTAACCTGCAGGCAGCAGAGTCCACAGATAAAAAAGAAGTTGCCTTAAGGGCTCTGGAAAAGATGTGGAAGCCCTGTCTCTTTACCACACTTACCACCATGGCAGGCTTTCTGGCCCTGCTGATCAGTCCAATGGCTATTTTAAAGGGTTTCGGCATTTTTGCAGCTCTGGGTATTTTCCTAAGCCTGCTGTGCACCTACCTGCTGGGGCTTGTGATATTACCCCTGGCCAGCCCGGCACAGCAGGTAAGCACCTATACCCAAGAGGTGCTTTCGGGTCTGCATCGTGCAGTACTGGCTCGGAAGGGCGTTTTTGGGGCTTTATCCGCCATCATGGTGCTTGTATGTTTGTTGGGTATTGGCCGGTTAAAAACCGATACCTATACACTGGGATACTTTCCGGAAGCGCACAGGGTGGTGCATGACCATGCTGTTATCGAAAAAAGCTGGGGAAATTATTTACCCCTGGAGCTTATGGTACAGCCGAGGGGCAGTCTGCAGCTCCATTCTCCCGAACTGGTGCAGGCGGCACTGGCCTTTGCCGACTCCGCTAAAACACTGGCAGGCATAGGGAGGGTATTTGGTTTTGCCAGCCTCTACAAAGCAGGTCTGGAAAGCCAGTACGGCGAAAAGAGTAAACAGCTGCTGCGCTATAAATCGGGCCTGCTGCAGGCCGACAAGCAGTTGCGTACCCATTTCCCTGTACTGGTTCGCCATTACCTGCACGATGCCAGCAATACAGGCAGAATAACTGTATCTGGCCGTATGGTATCGGCTTCGGAATTGAATGCCAAGATGGATACGCTCATGTCTATTGCCCAGGCAACGCTTGGAAAAGTAGCAACGGTTAAAGCAGGAGGTTATCAGCCCATGTATGCCGGTATTGTTAATTACGCAACGCAATCTCAGGTTTATAGTTTATTGCTGGCGCTGCTGTTGGTATTTGGCCTGGTATGGCTTTTCATAAGGCGCTTACGCCTGGCATTGTTGTCGGTGGTGCCCAATATTTTTCCCATTGTGCTGATGTTGGGGGCTATGGGCTGGCTGGGCATTACCCTGGATGTAGCCACTGCCAGTATTGCTGCTATTGTGCTAAGCTTTTGCATCGATGATACCCTGCACTTTATACACCGTTACCAGCAACTGCGTAAAGCAGGAAAGAATGGCATTGCGGCACAGAGTGGTACAATTGACTACGTAGGGGCTGCTATGGTGTTAACCAGTCTAATTCTCTTTTTTGGTTACAGCCTGATGATTTTTGCTTCGCTTAAAACAGTCATGCTCTTTGGCTCCCTTACAGCGCTGGCTATAGCAGGCTCTTTGTACAGCTACCTGGTGATACTCCCGCTGCTGCTAAGCCGGTTTGACCGTGATAAAGATCCGAAAGCTGCTCTGCAGACCTATGTGACTCCTCCACTGCATGAGGCAGGGAGATAA
- a CDS encoding phosphoenolpyruvate synthase (COG0574 Phosphoenolpyruvate synthase/pyruvate phosphate dikinase), whose translation MLVYAQKPPHSATIGGKAKGLYQLRALGQPVPDFLLVPAENFDPLIAQSPRGEEHLPALRQSLLDYRLPAADLQELEKILKSWDFPAMPVVVRSSVADEDGEQHAFPGMMDSFMNLNSLAAVAAAIGKCAASAYSDRALAYRRQKGLSEAARPAVLIQQQVNASVSGVMFTTFPQYPQELAIHVLWGFGESLVGGKAQADEFYFLKQKGDLHRQQLAQKELALQAHQNGGLSEVSVAEEKQLQACLNPKQLQQLFSIGRLLEKHFSRPQDVEFALQGDQLYLLQCRPITQAIPELIVYDNSNIQESYCGVTTPLTFSFASRAYATVYRQTMQVLGLPQAKIEEQEPVVTNLLGLVKGRIYYNINNWYRGLQLLPSFKQNKDDMERMMGVQEPVDFIEDREKTLGQKLKLLPGLLLNLWRLWRSFGKLHSLVPQFHAHFQGCYHKFYQQPLHTLSSSTLIAQKEQLDAKLLRNWTTPIINDFWVMMSNGSVRRKLTKAGINNSEEFLSRYLSGDQEIESTQPTKAMLALARQAWQQPQLQALIISLPENLHQQLALKYPGFYQQVNHFIEQYGDRTVGELKLETTTMRIQPQIFYKYLRNYLHQQVPAEWASSSKLATIAKKELESALQNRSPLFRRKVWKSLAKLQQAIRYRESLRLERTLLFGMYRALYLTMGARLAATGALVAAEDVFYLTEQEILEALQGSFSSPMQLIQQRKEEFAQYKQLEVPARVVVPSPPAEPTTQTAENPQLLLGAGCYPGTVSGELIVIKDPTDSLDVRDKIICALRTDPGWAALFPACRGVLIEKGSSLSHSVILLRELGIPTIINIPGLTQKLQSGQQVTMNGSEGRITIIDHA comes from the coding sequence ATGCTGGTTTATGCCCAAAAGCCCCCTCACTCCGCCACCATCGGTGGCAAAGCCAAAGGCTTGTACCAGCTGCGGGCGCTTGGCCAGCCGGTGCCAGATTTTCTACTTGTGCCTGCAGAAAATTTTGATCCTCTGATTGCCCAAAGCCCCAGGGGTGAAGAACACCTGCCAGCCCTTCGGCAAAGCCTGCTGGATTACCGCCTACCGGCTGCTGACCTTCAGGAGCTTGAAAAAATCTTAAAAAGCTGGGATTTTCCTGCCATGCCTGTGGTGGTGCGTTCTTCCGTAGCCGATGAGGATGGCGAACAACATGCCTTCCCGGGTATGATGGACAGCTTCATGAACCTTAACAGCTTAGCGGCTGTAGCAGCCGCCATTGGCAAATGTGCTGCCAGCGCCTACTCCGACCGCGCCCTTGCCTACCGCCGGCAAAAAGGTTTATCTGAGGCTGCAAGGCCTGCTGTACTCATTCAGCAGCAGGTAAACGCAAGCGTAAGCGGCGTGATGTTTACCACATTTCCGCAATATCCGCAGGAGCTGGCCATCCATGTCCTCTGGGGCTTTGGCGAAAGCCTGGTGGGCGGCAAAGCCCAGGCCGATGAATTCTATTTCTTGAAGCAGAAGGGAGATCTGCATCGCCAGCAATTAGCCCAAAAAGAGCTCGCACTGCAGGCCCATCAGAACGGAGGTTTAAGCGAGGTGTCCGTTGCCGAAGAAAAACAGCTGCAAGCCTGCCTCAATCCAAAGCAGCTACAGCAGCTATTTAGCATTGGCCGGTTACTCGAAAAGCATTTTTCCCGGCCGCAGGATGTAGAGTTTGCCCTGCAGGGAGATCAGCTCTACCTCCTACAGTGCCGACCCATTACCCAGGCTATTCCCGAGCTAATTGTTTACGACAACTCCAACATACAGGAGAGCTATTGCGGCGTTACCACCCCACTTACCTTTAGCTTTGCCAGCCGGGCTTATGCCACCGTATACCGGCAAACCATGCAGGTGCTGGGCCTGCCACAGGCTAAAATAGAGGAGCAGGAGCCAGTGGTAACCAATCTGTTGGGGCTGGTAAAGGGCAGAATTTACTACAACATCAACAACTGGTACCGCGGACTTCAGCTACTGCCATCCTTTAAACAAAATAAGGATGATATGGAGCGGATGATGGGGGTACAGGAGCCGGTAGATTTTATAGAAGACCGTGAAAAAACCCTGGGCCAGAAGCTGAAGCTGCTGCCTGGCCTGTTGTTAAATCTCTGGCGGCTGTGGCGCAGCTTTGGCAAACTCCACAGCCTGGTGCCGCAGTTTCATGCCCATTTTCAGGGCTGCTACCATAAGTTTTACCAGCAGCCGCTGCACACCTTATCCTCCAGCACCCTCATTGCTCAAAAGGAACAGTTAGATGCGAAGCTGCTCCGCAACTGGACTACCCCTATTATCAACGACTTTTGGGTAATGATGAGCAACGGCAGTGTCAGGCGTAAGCTTACCAAAGCAGGCATCAATAATTCAGAAGAGTTTTTAAGCCGCTACCTGTCGGGCGATCAGGAGATTGAAAGTACACAGCCCACCAAGGCCATGCTGGCACTGGCACGGCAAGCCTGGCAACAACCCCAGCTGCAGGCGCTAATTATTTCCCTGCCGGAAAACCTGCATCAGCAGCTTGCACTGAAATATCCCGGCTTCTATCAGCAGGTAAACCATTTTATTGAGCAGTATGGCGATAGAACCGTTGGGGAGCTAAAGCTGGAAACTACCACCATGCGCATACAGCCGCAGATCTTTTATAAGTACCTGCGCAATTACCTCCACCAGCAGGTACCAGCAGAATGGGCAAGCTCTTCCAAACTAGCCACCATTGCAAAAAAAGAGCTGGAGAGTGCACTGCAAAATCGCTCTCCCCTTTTTCGCAGAAAGGTTTGGAAAAGTCTGGCAAAGCTGCAGCAGGCCATTCGCTACCGGGAATCGCTGCGACTGGAGCGCACACTTCTGTTTGGCATGTACCGTGCTTTATACCTGACCATGGGCGCCAGGCTGGCTGCCACCGGAGCTTTAGTAGCTGCTGAAGATGTTTTTTACCTGACAGAACAGGAAATACTAGAGGCGCTGCAAGGCTCTTTCAGCTCCCCAATGCAGCTCATTCAGCAAAGGAAAGAAGAATTTGCTCAATATAAACAGCTGGAGGTGCCGGCGCGGGTGGTAGTTCCATCGCCTCCCGCTGAGCCTACCACCCAAACAGCTGAAAACCCCCAGCTGCTGCTGGGGGCAGGTTGCTATCCGGGTACCGTAAGCGGAGAGCTTATTGTTATCAAAGACCCTACTGATAGCCTCGATGTACGGGATAAGATTATCTGTGCACTACGAACCGATCCGGGTTGGGCGGCACTGTTCCCGGCTTGCAGAGGGGTGCTCATTGAAAAAGGATCTTCCCTGTCACATTCTGTGATTTTGCTGCGGGAGCTGGGCATCCCTACCATCATCAACATACCGGGTCTCACACAAAAGCTGCAGTCGGGGCAGCAGGTAACAATGAATGGCAGCGAGGGCCGCATAACTATTATTGACCATGCCTAA